Proteins encoded in a region of the Candidatus Nitrosomarinus catalina genome:
- a CDS encoding Mov34/MPN/PAD-1 family protein → MFFKNKKFERKVLLDKSVLDSIVTFCKMKHPNEGILILKGKSKNGQIKIDGLAIPPFNFTGPTFAGFPHSFLPFDNSYIGVVHSHPSGSAEPSVTDLNNFFGLVSLIIQSPYDDDSIFAWDSSGNTIPLSINDENETEKN, encoded by the coding sequence GATAAAAGCGTCTTAGACAGTATTGTCACATTTTGTAAAATGAAACATCCTAATGAAGGAATTCTCATATTGAAAGGTAAATCTAAAAATGGTCAAATCAAAATTGATGGACTAGCTATTCCTCCCTTTAATTTTACAGGTCCTACATTTGCAGGATTCCCGCACTCTTTTTTGCCATTTGATAATAGCTATATTGGAGTTGTTCATTCTCATCCGTCTGGTTCAGCTGAACCTTCTGTAACTGATTTGAATAATTTTTTTGGTTTGGTTTCTTTAATTATCCAATCTCCTTATGATGATGATTCCATTTTTGCATGGGATAGTAGTGGAAATACAATTCCATTATCCATAAATGATGAAAATGAAACTGAGAAAAACTGA